A genomic window from Gossypium hirsutum isolate 1008001.06 chromosome D10, Gossypium_hirsutum_v2.1, whole genome shotgun sequence includes:
- the LOC107915695 gene encoding cytochrome P450 77A3, producing MAVSFYHVLAFFISCLILFFSCKSKAKRRFNLPPGPPGWPVVGNLFQVARSGKPFFEYVDELRHQYGPIFTLKMGTRTMIILSDAKLCHEAFIEKGVVFASRPRENPTRNIFSCNKFTVNAAVYGPVWRSLRRNMVQNMLSSTRLKEFRTAREHAMDKLIDRLKAEAAANDGVVSVLKNARFAVFCILLAMCFGVEMDEETVEKMDEVMKTVLITLDPRIDDYLPILSPFFSKQRKQALQVRKHQIDYIVPFIEKRREALLNPGSDRSAMSFSYLDTLFDLKVEGRKSAPSNSELVTLCSEFLNGGTDTTATALEWGIAQLIENQDIQSKLLDEIKSTVGDRRVDETDIEKLKYLQAVVKELLRRHPPTYFSLTHAATEEAATLGGYDIPTDANLEIYLPGIGDDPKIWSDPEKFDPDRFYLGKEDGDIMGVKGVKMMPFGVGRRICPGLGMATVHVHLMLARMVQEFEWSAYPANSKVDFTGKLEFTVVMKNALKATIKPRDSG from the coding sequence ATGGCTGTTTCATTTTACCATGTCCTCGCTTTCTTCATTTCAtgcttgattttgtttttttcatgCAAATCAAAAGCCAAACGACGCTTCAATCTCCCTCCAGGGCCTCCTGGTTGGCCTGTTGTTGGTAATCTTTTCCAGGTTGCTCGCTCTGGGAAACCATTCTTTGAATACGTTGATGAACTTCGTCATCAATATGGACCCATTTTCACTCTCAAGATGGGGACTCGAACCATGATTATACTTAGCGACGCCAAACTCTGCCATGAAGCGTTTATCGAAAAAGGTGTTGTTTTCGCTAGCCGGCCGAGGGAAAACCCCACTCGGAATATCTTTAGCTGCAACAAGTTCACCGTAAACGCCGCCGTTTACGGTCCTGTGTGGAGGTCTCTGAGGCGAAACATGGTTCAAAACATGTTGAGTTCGACTAGGCTTAAAGAGTTTCGCACTGCTAGAGAGCATGCAATGGATAAACTCATTGACCGTCTCAAAGCCGAAGCCGCCGCCAATGACGGTGTTGTCTCGGTGCTGAAAAACGCTCGTTTCGCCGTTTTTTGTATACTCTTAGCCATGTGTTTTGGGGTTGAAATGGATGAAGAAACAGTGGAGAAAATGGATGAAGTAATGAAAACTGTTTTGATCACACTTGATCCAAGAATCGACGATTATCTCCCCATTTTAAGCCCTTTTTTCTCCAAGCAACGCAAGCAAGCGCTCCAAGTTCGTAAACATCAAATAGATTACATCGTCCCGTTCATCGAAAAGCGTCGAGAAGCTCTTTTAAACCCGGGATCGGATCGATCCGCCATGTCGTTTTCATACCTCGACACCCTTTTTGATCTCAAAGTTGAAGGAAGAAAATCAGCACCGTCCAATTCCGAGCTGGTCACACTCTGCTCTGAGTTCCTCAACGGCGGCACCGATACCACCGCAACCGCACTCGAATGGGGCATCGCACAGCTAATTGAAAACCAAGACATCCAATCCAAACTGTTGGACGAAATCAAATCCACGGTCGGGGATCGAAGAGTAGACGAAACAGATATCGAAAAGCTCAAGTACTTGCAAGCAGTAGTGAAAGAGCTCTTACGTAGGCACCCACCGACGTACTTTTCGCTCACACACGCAGCTACTGAGGAGGCAGCAACATTGGGGGGATACGACATCCCGACGGATGCGAACCTGGAGATTTACCTGCCGGGAATCGGCGACGATCCGAAAATATGGTCCGACCCAGAAAAGTTCGACCCCGATAGATTCTACTTAGGGAAAGAGGATGGTGATATAATGGGGGTGAAAGGGGTGAAGATGATGCCGTTTGGGGTAGGGAGGAGGATTTGCCCTGGTTTAGGGATGGCGACGGTGCATGTTCACCTGATGTTAGCGAGGATGGTTCAGGAATTTGAATGGAGTGCATATCCAGCAAATAGCAAGGTGGATTTTACTGGGAAATTGGAGTTCACGGTGGTAATGAAGAACGCCTTGAAGGCAACGATCAAGCCAAGGGATTCAGggtga